In the genome of Manis javanica isolate MJ-LG chromosome 17, MJ_LKY, whole genome shotgun sequence, one region contains:
- the FOSB gene encoding protein FosB isoform X1, which yields MFQAFPGDYDSGSRCSSSPSAESQYLSSVDSFGSPPTAAASQECAGLGEMPGSFVPTVTAITTSQDLQWLVQPTLISSMAQSQGQPLASQPPAIDPYDMPGTSYSTPGISGYSSGGASGSGGPSTSGTTSGPGPARPARARPRRPREETLTPEEEEKRRVRRERNKLAAAKCRNRRRELTDRLQAETDQLEEEKAELESEIAELQKEKERLEFVLVAHKPGCKIPYEEGPGPGPLAEVRDLPGSASTKEDGFSWLLPPPPPPPLPFQTSQDAHPNLTASLFTHSEVQVLGDPFPVVNPSYTSSFVLTCPEVSAFAGAQRTSGSDQPSDPLNSPSLLAL from the exons ATGTTTCAAGCTTTTCCCGGAGACTACGACTCCGGCTCCCGGTGCAGCTCCTCACCCTCCGCCGAGTCTCAGTATCTGTCTTCGGTGGACTCCTTCGGCAGTCCACCTACCGCCGCCGCCTCCCAG GAGTGCGCCGGTCTCGGGGAAATGCCCGGTTCCTTCGTGCCCACGGTCACCGCGATCACAACCAGCCAGGACCTCCAGTGGCTCGTGCAACCCACCCTCATCTCTTCCATGGCCCAGTCCCAGGGGCAGCCActggcctcccagcccccagccatcGACCCCTACGACATGCCGGGAACCAGTTACTCCACGCCAGGCATTAGTGGCTACAGCAGTGGCGGAGCTAGTGGCAGTGGTGGGCCTTCCACAAGCGGAACCACCAGTGGACCTGGGCCTGCCCGCCCAGCCCGAGCCCGGCCTAGGAGACCCCGAGAAGAGACG CTTACcccggaggaggaggagaagagaaggGTTCGCCGGGAACGAAACAAACTGGCAGCAGCTAAGTGTAGGAACCGTCGGAGGGAGCTGACTGACCGACTCCAGGCG GAGACAGAtcagctggaggaagaaaaggcgGAGCTGGAGTCGGAGATTGCTGAGCTCCAAAAGGAGAAGGAGCGCCTGGAGTTTGTGCTGGTGGCCCACAAACCGGGCTGCAAGATCCCCTACGAAGAGGGGCCCGGGCCGGGCCCGCTGGCGGAGGTGAGAGATTTGCCGGGGTCAGCATCCACTAAGGAAGATGGTTTCAGCTGGCTGCTGCCGCCCCCGCCACCACCGCCCCTGCCCTTCCAGACCAGCCAAGACGCACACCCCAACCTGACAGCTTCTCTCTTTACACACAGTGAAGTTCAAGTCCTCGGCGACCCCTTCCCCGTTGTTAACCCTTCGTACACTTCCTCGTTTGTCCTCACCTGCCCGGAGGTCTCCGCGTTCGCCGGCGCCCAACGCACCAGCGGCAGTGACCAGCCTTCCGACCCCCTGAACTCGCCCTCCCTTCTTGCTCTGTGA
- the FOSB gene encoding protein FosB isoform X3, giving the protein MFQAFPGDYDSGSRCSSSPSAESQYLSSVDSFGSPPTAAASQECAGLGEMPGSFVPTVTAITTSQDLQWLVQPTLISSMAQSQGQPLASQPPAIDPYDMPGTSYSTPGISGYSSGGASGSGGPSTSGTTSGPGPARPARARPRRPREETLTPEEEEKRRVRRERNKLAAAKCRNRRRELTDRLQAETDQLEEEKAELESEIAELQKEKERLEFVLVAHKPGCKIPYEEGPGPGPLAE; this is encoded by the exons ATGTTTCAAGCTTTTCCCGGAGACTACGACTCCGGCTCCCGGTGCAGCTCCTCACCCTCCGCCGAGTCTCAGTATCTGTCTTCGGTGGACTCCTTCGGCAGTCCACCTACCGCCGCCGCCTCCCAG GAGTGCGCCGGTCTCGGGGAAATGCCCGGTTCCTTCGTGCCCACGGTCACCGCGATCACAACCAGCCAGGACCTCCAGTGGCTCGTGCAACCCACCCTCATCTCTTCCATGGCCCAGTCCCAGGGGCAGCCActggcctcccagcccccagccatcGACCCCTACGACATGCCGGGAACCAGTTACTCCACGCCAGGCATTAGTGGCTACAGCAGTGGCGGAGCTAGTGGCAGTGGTGGGCCTTCCACAAGCGGAACCACCAGTGGACCTGGGCCTGCCCGCCCAGCCCGAGCCCGGCCTAGGAGACCCCGAGAAGAGACG CTTACcccggaggaggaggagaagagaaggGTTCGCCGGGAACGAAACAAACTGGCAGCAGCTAAGTGTAGGAACCGTCGGAGGGAGCTGACTGACCGACTCCAGGCG GAGACAGAtcagctggaggaagaaaaggcgGAGCTGGAGTCGGAGATTGCTGAGCTCCAAAAGGAGAAGGAGCGCCTGGAGTTTGTGCTGGTGGCCCACAAACCGGGCTGCAAGATCCCCTACGAAGAGGGGCCCGGGCCGGGCCCGCTGGCGGAG TGA
- the FOSB gene encoding protein FosB isoform X2 — protein MFQAFPGDYDSGSRCSSSPSAESQYLSSVDSFGSPPTAAASQSQGQPLASQPPAIDPYDMPGTSYSTPGISGYSSGGASGSGGPSTSGTTSGPGPARPARARPRRPREETLTPEEEEKRRVRRERNKLAAAKCRNRRRELTDRLQAETDQLEEEKAELESEIAELQKEKERLEFVLVAHKPGCKIPYEEGPGPGPLAEVRDLPGSASTKEDGFSWLLPPPPPPPLPFQTSQDAHPNLTASLFTHSEVQVLGDPFPVVNPSYTSSFVLTCPEVSAFAGAQRTSGSDQPSDPLNSPSLLAL, from the exons ATGTTTCAAGCTTTTCCCGGAGACTACGACTCCGGCTCCCGGTGCAGCTCCTCACCCTCCGCCGAGTCTCAGTATCTGTCTTCGGTGGACTCCTTCGGCAGTCCACCTACCGCCGCCGCCTCCCAG TCCCAGGGGCAGCCActggcctcccagcccccagccatcGACCCCTACGACATGCCGGGAACCAGTTACTCCACGCCAGGCATTAGTGGCTACAGCAGTGGCGGAGCTAGTGGCAGTGGTGGGCCTTCCACAAGCGGAACCACCAGTGGACCTGGGCCTGCCCGCCCAGCCCGAGCCCGGCCTAGGAGACCCCGAGAAGAGACG CTTACcccggaggaggaggagaagagaaggGTTCGCCGGGAACGAAACAAACTGGCAGCAGCTAAGTGTAGGAACCGTCGGAGGGAGCTGACTGACCGACTCCAGGCG GAGACAGAtcagctggaggaagaaaaggcgGAGCTGGAGTCGGAGATTGCTGAGCTCCAAAAGGAGAAGGAGCGCCTGGAGTTTGTGCTGGTGGCCCACAAACCGGGCTGCAAGATCCCCTACGAAGAGGGGCCCGGGCCGGGCCCGCTGGCGGAGGTGAGAGATTTGCCGGGGTCAGCATCCACTAAGGAAGATGGTTTCAGCTGGCTGCTGCCGCCCCCGCCACCACCGCCCCTGCCCTTCCAGACCAGCCAAGACGCACACCCCAACCTGACAGCTTCTCTCTTTACACACAGTGAAGTTCAAGTCCTCGGCGACCCCTTCCCCGTTGTTAACCCTTCGTACACTTCCTCGTTTGTCCTCACCTGCCCGGAGGTCTCCGCGTTCGCCGGCGCCCAACGCACCAGCGGCAGTGACCAGCCTTCCGACCCCCTGAACTCGCCCTCCCTTCTTGCTCTGTGA